One Coccinella septempunctata chromosome 1, icCocSept1.1, whole genome shotgun sequence DNA window includes the following coding sequences:
- the LOC123322924 gene encoding glutathione S-transferase 1-like gives MAPTLYSCELSPPVRSVLLTAKAIGLDLNIVNVDLGKKEQMTPEFLKMNPQHTVPTLKDENDFIIWDSHAIMQYMIEKYSNDNKFYPEDPEMRAIIHQRMHFDTMSAVTRSDAINPLFHAGAKKIPENLIEAIRGHYAFLEKILQKSEWIAGDSVTIADFSLIPSIKTADIVVPVDGNIYPKLINWMKKAEDWPFYSANKPGHDCLRQLILERLEN, from the exons ATGGCACCCACGTTATATTCTTGTGAATTGAGCCCCCCAGTACGATCAGTTCTACTCACAGCGAAAGCTATAGGACTCGATCTTAATATCGTAAATGTCGACCTAGGGAAAAAAGAACAAATGACACCAGAATTTCTGAAG atgAACCCCCAACACACTGTACCAACTTTGAAGgatgaaaatgattttattatATGGGATAGTCATGCTATCATGCAATATATGattgagaaatattcaaatgacAATAAGTTCTATCCAGAAGATCCTGAGATGAGGGCTATTATACACCAACGGATGCATTTTGATACCATGTCTGCGGTAACAAGAAGTGATGCCATA AATCCATTATTCCATGCTGGTGCAAAAAAAATCCCAGAAAATCTAATTGAGGCAATAAGAGGTCATTATGCTTTTTTAGAAAAAATTCTCCAGAAGTCTGAATGGATCGCTGGCGATTCTGTCACGATAGCAGACTTCAGTTTGATTCCTTCGATTAAGACTGCTGATATTGTTGTACCTGTGGATGGAAATATTTATCCAAAACTGATCAACTGGATGAAAAAGGCTGAAGACTGGCCGTTTTACAGTGCAAACAAACCAGGACATGACTGCTTGAGACAATTAATTCTAGAAAGGCTTGAAAACTGA
- the LOC123322926 gene encoding ATP synthase subunit s, mitochondrial-like, with protein MMQVTNTIFRRLCVNNVPCARNLFGHVLNKVFNAVDEDRRKKFGPDRSCAEWLLRNGASVKFKGSSELLTDYNSLPDEDFPLTIAEVEAVDSSISQYGFGNFRGCKQIWKIAFVRCNLLDNGAMKELSVLTESLRHLKISNCPDITDDGLLHLQSLKLTDLELYNLPYVKDKETVLQTLKSSLPKCNIILE; from the coding sequence ATGATGCAAGTTACAAATACTATATTCAGAAGGTTATGTGTGAACAATGTACCATGTGCTCGTAATTTATTCGGACACGTATTGAACAAAGTATTCAACGCCGTGGATGAAGATCGCCGCAAAAAATTTGGACCAGACCGTTCCTGTGCCGAATGGTTATTGAGAAACGGAGCATCAGTCAAATTTAAAGGTTCATCAGAACTCCTAACCGATTATAACAGTTTGCCAGATGAAGATTTTCCGTTGACCATTGCGGAAGTTGAGGCGGTTGACTCTAGCATCAGCCAATATGGGTTCGGTAATTTCAGAGGCTGTAAGCAAATATGGAAAATAGCGTTCGTTCGATGCAATCTTCTGGACAATGGGGCAATGAAAGAACTTTCTGTTCTTACAGAATCTCTGCGTCATTTAAAAATTTCCAACTGTCCTGATATCACTGATGATGGTCTGTTACATTTACAAAGTTTGAAATTGACTGATTTAGAATTATATAACTTACCGTACGTTAAAGATAAGGAAACTGTTCTTCAAACTTTGAAATCCAGTTTACCCAAATGTAATATTATTTTAGAATGA
- the LOC123322927 gene encoding probable protein BRICK1-B, with protein MAGSQRSREAIQLQIQQDWANREYIEIITVSIKKITDFLNSFDLSCRSKLALLNEKLTTLERKIDYLEACVTKGETLT; from the coding sequence ATGGCTGGCTCCCAACGATCTCGAGAAGCTATTCAGTTACAAATTCAACAAGATTGGGCTAATCGAGAATATATCGAAATTATCACGGtcagtataaaaaaaataaccgATTTTCTGAATTCATTTGATTTATCTTGTCGTTCGAAGTTGGCCTTATTGAACGAAAAGCTGACCACTCTGGAAAGAAAAATTGATTATTTGGAAGCATGTGTTACAAAGGGTGAAACTTTGACGTGA
- the LOC123319597 gene encoding tyrosine-protein phosphatase non-receptor type 61F isoform X2 codes for MCMNMTGCNNIEQEYSELNRKNEWTVVYKKIREQSLNNSSSALEAVKAKNKPLNRYRDVSPYDHSRIVLKRGNTDYINANLIKIDKANRKYILTQGPLPSTVSHFWLMVWEQESRAILMLNKLIENKQEKCYQYWPMDIGPDFALNMADVNLSVEYIEQHDYSYYLTRLLRLTDLETDTSRDILQFHYTTWPDFGVPSSPTAFLQFLHKVRNEGVLESDVGPAIVHCSAGIGRSGTFCLVDSCLVLIEKYGLESVNVKEILLDMRKYRMGLIQTPEQLRFSYQAIIEGSKKLDINELPTNITNHIVEENSYAENNISSSSSEEDNDEPPPLPPPRSESLNRPNNASPVDRPLPKIPNSVSLSDICYDQDNEKSDSLEESYNPSGPLPTVPAGDGSSEDELIEEAKSDSDNTEKSSSIDENQISPSALRQRVRQEKKDKMEAKVREMKRRQQVNEHWTQLKRHKTSLQD; via the exons ATGTGCATGAACATGACTGGTTGCAATAACATCGAACAGGAATATTCTGAGTTGAATAGGAAAAATGAGTGGACAGTAGTTTACAAG aaaattcgGGAACAGAGCTTGAATAATAGCAGTAGTGCTTTGGAGGCTGTGAAGGCTAAAAACAAACCACTAAATAGGTATAGAGATGTCAGTCCTTACGATCATAGCAGAATAGTTCTGAAGAGAGGAAATACTGACTACATAAATGCCAACCTAATCAAAATAGACAAAGCAAATAGAAAATACATTCTAACCCAGGGTCCCTTACCGAGCACTGTTAGCCATTTCTGGCTCATGGTGTGGGAGCAAGAGAGTAGGGCCATCTTAATGTTGAACAAACTCATCGAGAATAAACAGGAAAAATGCTACCAGTATTGGCCAATGGATATCGGCCCCGATTTTGCGCTTAACATGGCTGACGTAAATTTGAGTGTTGAATACATTGAACAACACGATTACTCATATTATCTTACTAGACTTCTCAGGTTGACTGATCTCGAAACTGATACATCTAGGGATATATTGCAGTTCCATTATACCACATGGCCTGACTTTGGTGTACCAAGTTCGCCCACTGCCTTCTTGCAGTTCTTGCACAAGGTTCGGAATGAGGGGGTGTTGGAATCTGACGTTGGCCCAGCCATTGTTCATTGTTCGGCTGGCATCGGAAGATCCGGCACATTTTGTTTGGTTGATAGTTGTTTAGTTCTT ATTGAAAAATATGGATTAGAATCTGTTAACGTTAAAGAAATCCTGTTAGATATGAGGAAGTATAGGATGGGACTGATACAAACACCGGAGCAGTTGCGTTTCTCCTACCAAGCAATCATCGAAGGTTCCAAAAAGTTGGATATAAATGAATTGCCCACG AATATAACGAACCACATCGTCGAAGAAAACAGTTACGCCGAAAATAACATTTCCTCTTCGAGTTCGGAGGAAGACAACGACGAGCCTCCTCCCTTACCCCCGCCGAGAAGCGAGAGTTTGAACAGGCCCAACAACGCATCACCCGTAGACCGTCCCCTCCCCAAAATACCCAACAGTGTGTCTTTGAGTGACATCTGCTACGATCAAGACAACGAGAAGAGCGATTCGCTGGAGGAG TCATACAATCCTAGTGGACCGCTTCCTACAGTCCCTGCTGGTGACGGCAGCAGCGAAGATGAACTCATAGAAGAAGCAAAATCTGATTCTGACAATACAGAAAAATCTAGTTCTATAGACGAAAA TCAAATATCCCCATCTGCGCTTCGTCAGCGTGTACGGCAGGAGAAAAAAGACAAAATGGAAGCTAAAGTGCGAGAAATGAAGAGGCGTCAACAGGTCAACGAACATTGGACCCAACTCAAGAG ACATAAAACTTCACTGCAAGACTGA
- the LOC123319597 gene encoding tyrosine-protein phosphatase non-receptor type 61F isoform X1 has translation MCMNMTGCNNIEQEYSELNRKNEWTVVYKKIREQSLNNSSSALEAVKAKNKPLNRYRDVSPYDHSRIVLKRGNTDYINANLIKIDKANRKYILTQGPLPSTVSHFWLMVWEQESRAILMLNKLIENKQEKCYQYWPMDIGPDFALNMADVNLSVEYIEQHDYSYYLTRLLRLTDLETDTSRDILQFHYTTWPDFGVPSSPTAFLQFLHKVRNEGVLESDVGPAIVHCSAGIGRSGTFCLVDSCLVLIEKYGLESVNVKEILLDMRKYRMGLIQTPEQLRFSYQAIIEGSKKLDINELPTNITNHIVEENSYAENNISSSSSEEDNDEPPPLPPPRSESLNRPNNASPVDRPLPKIPNSVSLSDICYDQDNEKSDSLEESYNPSGPLPTVPAGDGSSEDELIEEAKSDSDNTEKSSSIDENQISPSALRQRVRQEKKDKMEAKVREMKRRQQVNEHWTQLKRSLYKPLLLAGTLALGGGILAYFYMRN, from the exons ATGTGCATGAACATGACTGGTTGCAATAACATCGAACAGGAATATTCTGAGTTGAATAGGAAAAATGAGTGGACAGTAGTTTACAAG aaaattcgGGAACAGAGCTTGAATAATAGCAGTAGTGCTTTGGAGGCTGTGAAGGCTAAAAACAAACCACTAAATAGGTATAGAGATGTCAGTCCTTACGATCATAGCAGAATAGTTCTGAAGAGAGGAAATACTGACTACATAAATGCCAACCTAATCAAAATAGACAAAGCAAATAGAAAATACATTCTAACCCAGGGTCCCTTACCGAGCACTGTTAGCCATTTCTGGCTCATGGTGTGGGAGCAAGAGAGTAGGGCCATCTTAATGTTGAACAAACTCATCGAGAATAAACAGGAAAAATGCTACCAGTATTGGCCAATGGATATCGGCCCCGATTTTGCGCTTAACATGGCTGACGTAAATTTGAGTGTTGAATACATTGAACAACACGATTACTCATATTATCTTACTAGACTTCTCAGGTTGACTGATCTCGAAACTGATACATCTAGGGATATATTGCAGTTCCATTATACCACATGGCCTGACTTTGGTGTACCAAGTTCGCCCACTGCCTTCTTGCAGTTCTTGCACAAGGTTCGGAATGAGGGGGTGTTGGAATCTGACGTTGGCCCAGCCATTGTTCATTGTTCGGCTGGCATCGGAAGATCCGGCACATTTTGTTTGGTTGATAGTTGTTTAGTTCTT ATTGAAAAATATGGATTAGAATCTGTTAACGTTAAAGAAATCCTGTTAGATATGAGGAAGTATAGGATGGGACTGATACAAACACCGGAGCAGTTGCGTTTCTCCTACCAAGCAATCATCGAAGGTTCCAAAAAGTTGGATATAAATGAATTGCCCACG AATATAACGAACCACATCGTCGAAGAAAACAGTTACGCCGAAAATAACATTTCCTCTTCGAGTTCGGAGGAAGACAACGACGAGCCTCCTCCCTTACCCCCGCCGAGAAGCGAGAGTTTGAACAGGCCCAACAACGCATCACCCGTAGACCGTCCCCTCCCCAAAATACCCAACAGTGTGTCTTTGAGTGACATCTGCTACGATCAAGACAACGAGAAGAGCGATTCGCTGGAGGAG TCATACAATCCTAGTGGACCGCTTCCTACAGTCCCTGCTGGTGACGGCAGCAGCGAAGATGAACTCATAGAAGAAGCAAAATCTGATTCTGACAATACAGAAAAATCTAGTTCTATAGACGAAAA TCAAATATCCCCATCTGCGCTTCGTCAGCGTGTACGGCAGGAGAAAAAAGACAAAATGGAAGCTAAAGTGCGAGAAATGAAGAGGCGTCAACAGGTCAACGAACATTGGACCCAACTCAAGAGGTCTCTATACAAACCTTTACTCTTAGCGGGGACTCTAGCTTTGGGAGGGGGAATATTGGCCTATTTCTACATGCGTAACTAG
- the LOC123319677 gene encoding ubiquitin-conjugating enzyme E2 T-like, which produces MYKQRIAKELLKLSKDSDTNCIYVDENTKEGDNYIILSATIIGPDESPYHNGVFRLEVYLPERYPFSPPSIKFITKIYHPNIDDAGRICLDLMKMPPAGRWKPNMSIEGLLIAIRMLMESPNPDDPLMPEIAQEFKLNKKLFNEKAAEYTKTYAMISTHKN; this is translated from the coding sequence ATGTATAAACAACGAATTGCGAAAGAACTTTTGAAACTGTCGAAAGATTCCGATACCAATTGCATCTACGTTGATGAGAACACCAAGGAAGGGGATAATTATATTATTCTTAGTGCCACAATAATAGGGCCAGATGAAAGCCCTTATCATAATGGTGTTTTTCGACTAGAAGTATATTTACCAGAGAGATATCCTTTCTCTCCCCCATCTATAAAATTTATAACAAAAATTTATCATCCAAACATTGACGACGCAGGTAGAATATGCTTAGATCTGATGAAGATGCCTCCAGCAGGTAGATGGAAGCCTAACATGAGTATAGAAGGATTACTAATTGCTATCAGAATGCTTATGGAGAGTCCCAATCCTGACGATCCATTAATGCCTGAAATTGCCCAGGAATTCAAATTGAATAAGAAATTGTTCAATGAAAAAGCCGCTGAATATACAAAAACTTATGCTATGATCAGTAcacacaaaaattaa
- the LOC123319661 gene encoding 28S ribosomal protein S2, mitochondrial → MNFLRSTRKLIERSPTLRSSRLFSAVPQTETNSPNETELKKIDHNILKHPDYFHVHNLFTVKDLFEARVHYGHKEGSMDNRMLPYIYGSRLGHIIFDLNITAEYLRRALNVAAHIAYRDGIILFFLKGAQNSHLVEKTALECGEFAHTRFWRGGIFTNATKQFGAVTRLPDLCIFFNTMNDVLLQHTAVRDSAKMGIATIGIVDSNCNPNLITYPVPGNDDTPTAIQLYCDLFKKAIQRGKEKRKEHMKISENLNNKEK, encoded by the exons ATGAACTTTCTACGATCGACAAGAAAGTTGATAGAACGCTCCCCTACTTTAAGAAGTAGTAGATTATTTTCAGCTGTCCCTCAAACTGAAACAAATTCCCCCAATGaaactgaattgaaaaaaattgaccaTAATATATTGAAGCACCCCGACTATTTCCATGTTCATAATTTATTCACAGTGAAAGATTTGTTTGAAGCTAGAGTTCATTATGGTCATAAGGAAGGATCTATGGATAATCGAATGCTGCCTTATATTTACGGAAGTCGATTAGGCCATATCATATTTGATTTGAATATAACGGCAGAGTACTTGAGAAGAGCTCTGAACGTTGCTGCTCACATAGCATATAGGGATGGAATTATATTATTCTTTTTGAAAGGAGCTCAGAATTCCCATCTGGTGGAAAAAACCGCTTTGGAATGTGGAGAATTTGCCCATACAAG ATTTTGGAGAGGAGGAATCTTCACTAATGCCACAAAACAATTCGGCGCTGTGACAAGATTACCAGATTTATGCATTTTCTTCAACACAATGAACGATGTTCTGTTACAGCATACAGCTGTCAGAGACTCGGCCAAAATGGGAATTGCCACAATCGGAATCGTAGATTCTAATTGTAATCCTAATTTAATTACTTATCCAGTACCTGGAAACGATGATACACCAACAGCTATTCAATTATATTGTGATTTATTCAAAAAGGCTATTCAAAGAGGAAAAGAAAAAAGGAAAGAACACATGAAAATatcagaaaatttgaataataaagaGAAATAA
- the LOC123319635 gene encoding dehydrogenase/reductase SDR family member 7 isoform X1: MFDFLIYLFIIYVVVYLVVFLIFDCDLETGFYDKFGKPIGHLRGKVVFITGASSGIGEHTAIALAKNGVKLVLTARRREELERVKRACIEASKTLLSQNDVLVIPMDVTDFSSHKKNWDYAVRHFGKVDILFNNAGRSQRAVFETIDMGVDRQMFELNTFSVVNLTRVAVNYFNTVGGGHIAVVSSIAGIVGVPYSATYDGTKHAIHGYMNALRSEKTGRGLSVSIICPGPVSTNFLSESFTNTIGQKYGKSVQPTDRRMTGERCGHLCAMVLANKIRESWVALSPVILFTYFAVYFPVSFNFLIKTIGPERLFKLRDSQELTLQEAYTKSRKE, encoded by the exons ATGTTCGACTTCTTAATTTATCTATTTATTATTTATGTAGTGGTTTATTTAGTTGTATTTTTGATATTTGATTGTGACCTAGAAACAGGATTttatgataaatttggaaagcCCATAG GTCATCTCAGAGGCAAAGTTGTGTTCATTACTGGTGCTTCTAGTGGTATTGGAGAACACACTGCTATAGCATTAGCCAAAAATGGTGTTAAACTAGTTTTAACAGCTAGACGAAGAGAAGAACTCGAAAGGGTGAAAAGAGCTTGTATAG AAGCTTCAAAAACCTTGCTCTCTCAGAACGATGTCCTCGTTATACCTATGGATGTTACCGATTTCTCCTCACACAAGAAAAATTGGGACTACGCAGTCAGACATTTCGGTAAAGTGGATATTCTTTTTAACAATGCCGGAAGGTCTCAGAGGGCCGTCTTTGAAACAATTGATATGGGTGTAGATCGACAAATGTTTGAATTGAATACATTTTCGGTTGTTAACCTAACTAGAGTAGCTGTCAACTATTTCAATACCGTTGGTGGAGGACACATTGCTGTAGTTTCAAGCATTGCTGGTATTGTGGGTGTTCCTTATTCCGCAACTTATGATGGAACCAAACATGCAATTCAT GGTTACATGAATGCTTTGAGATCGGAGAAGACTGGTAGAGGCCTTTCGGTTTCGATTATTTGTCCGGGGCCTGTTTCTACGAACTTTTTGTCTGAAAGCTTCACTAATACTATTGGTCAG aaatatggcAAAAGTGTTCAACCAACAGATAGGAGGATGACAGGTGAGAGATGTGGACATCTTTGTGCAATGGTTTTAGCCAATAAAATAAGGGAATCTTGGGTCGCCTTATCACCCGTGATACTCTTCACCTATTTTGCAGTCTACTTTCCTGTTTCATTCAATTT CCTAATTAAAACTATTGGACCTGAACGATTATTCAAATTAAGGGACTCTCAAGAACTTACCTTACAAGAG GCCTATACTAAATCGAGAAAGGAGTAA
- the LOC123319635 gene encoding dehydrogenase/reductase SDR family member 7 isoform X2 codes for MFDFLIYLFIIYVVVYLVVFLIFDCDLETGFYDKFGKPIGHLRGKVVFITGASSGIGEHTAIALAKNGVKLVLTARRREELERVKRACIEASKTLLSQNDVLVIPMDVTDFSSHKKNWDYAVRHFGKVDILFNNAGRSQRAVFETIDMGVDRQMFELNTFSVVNLTRVAVNYFNTVGGGHIAVVSSIAGIVGVPYSATYDGTKHAIHGYMNALRSEKTGRGLSVSIICPGPVSTNFLSESFTNTIGQKYGKSVQPTDRRMTGERCGHLCAMVLANKIRESWVALSPVILFTYFAVYFPVSFNFLIKTIGPERLFKLRDSQELTLQEVQVI; via the exons ATGTTCGACTTCTTAATTTATCTATTTATTATTTATGTAGTGGTTTATTTAGTTGTATTTTTGATATTTGATTGTGACCTAGAAACAGGATTttatgataaatttggaaagcCCATAG GTCATCTCAGAGGCAAAGTTGTGTTCATTACTGGTGCTTCTAGTGGTATTGGAGAACACACTGCTATAGCATTAGCCAAAAATGGTGTTAAACTAGTTTTAACAGCTAGACGAAGAGAAGAACTCGAAAGGGTGAAAAGAGCTTGTATAG AAGCTTCAAAAACCTTGCTCTCTCAGAACGATGTCCTCGTTATACCTATGGATGTTACCGATTTCTCCTCACACAAGAAAAATTGGGACTACGCAGTCAGACATTTCGGTAAAGTGGATATTCTTTTTAACAATGCCGGAAGGTCTCAGAGGGCCGTCTTTGAAACAATTGATATGGGTGTAGATCGACAAATGTTTGAATTGAATACATTTTCGGTTGTTAACCTAACTAGAGTAGCTGTCAACTATTTCAATACCGTTGGTGGAGGACACATTGCTGTAGTTTCAAGCATTGCTGGTATTGTGGGTGTTCCTTATTCCGCAACTTATGATGGAACCAAACATGCAATTCAT GGTTACATGAATGCTTTGAGATCGGAGAAGACTGGTAGAGGCCTTTCGGTTTCGATTATTTGTCCGGGGCCTGTTTCTACGAACTTTTTGTCTGAAAGCTTCACTAATACTATTGGTCAG aaatatggcAAAAGTGTTCAACCAACAGATAGGAGGATGACAGGTGAGAGATGTGGACATCTTTGTGCAATGGTTTTAGCCAATAAAATAAGGGAATCTTGGGTCGCCTTATCACCCGTGATACTCTTCACCTATTTTGCAGTCTACTTTCCTGTTTCATTCAATTT CCTAATTAAAACTATTGGACCTGAACGATTATTCAAATTAAGGGACTCTCAAGAACTTACCTTACAAGAGGTACAAGTTATTTAA
- the LOC123319619 gene encoding motile sperm domain-containing protein 2-like, translating into MDPENTNESITELRKQALEKIDSVGEDAIHPKDLQRVKKDDNWLKRFLKHNDFKQKESFQMLWTVLQWRKENNVNDICEENVSMEILVSGGFFPRGKDIDGCTLLIFKCKEYVKNQYEPEVTRRTVLYWMERLERQTNGQPITLFFDMEKCGLANMDLDFTKYLIGLFKDYYPFFLNYVIVFEMPWILSAAFKVIKSWLPERAVKKIKFVSRSDLEKFVPKDQALTCWGGEDDYTFRFESEEKVDEETLNSNTNNRKVRFHDAKQMSDVGSSIFASEGDGALIRVVSPEGLLKFVKDHDNDFACNLVLQNISTSHVSYKVKTTTPEKFRVRPGIGILAPGATIIINISLLAAYKTVNVSKDKFLILSTAVDQKDMSSEMLHQTWKNTTVSKENQIHLRCAPMGDVIKNGSVPYGSSDAEPNLGKVTATLQDIRRNQLELNHSIKSMMYIQIALLVLVLAAVLYLITSKSSQQLLPPNSGNGAL; encoded by the exons atggATCCTGAAAATACTAATGAGAGCATTACAGAACTCAGAAAACAGGctcttgaaaaaattgattctgTTGGGGAAGATG CTATTCACCCCAAAGATTTGCAGCGAGTGAAAAAAGATGATAACTGGCTCAAAAGGTTTTTGAAGCATAATGATTTCAAACAAAAGGAAAGTTTTCAAATGCTCTGGACGGTGTTGCAATGGAGAAAAGAAAATAATGTTAATG ATATTTGTGAAGAAAATGTTAGTATGGAGATACTTGTATCTGGTGGATTCTTTCCAAGAGGCAAAGACATTGACGGTTGTACACTCCTAATATTTAAATGTAAAGAATATGTGAAAAATCAATATGAACCTGAGGTAACCCGAAGAACTGTTTTATATTGGATGGAAAGACTAGAAAG ACAAACAAATGGACAACCAATCACTCTATTTTTTGATATGGAAAAATGTGGTCTTGCAAATATGGACTTAGATTTTACAAAATATTTGATAGGTCTTTTTAAGGATTATtatccattttttctgaattatgTGATTGTTTTCGAGATGCCTTGGATATTAAGCG CTGCCTTCAAAGTGATAAAAAGTTGGTTACCTGAGAGagctgtgaaaaaaattaaatttgtctCTAGATCCGATTTAGAGAAGTTTGTGCCTAAGGATCAAGCCTTGACTTGTTGGGGCGGGGAAGACGATTACACCTTTAGGTTTGAGTCAGAAGAAAAAGTTGATGAGGAAACGCTGAATTCAAACACCAACAATCGAAAG GTCCGTTTCCATGATGCAAAACAAATGTCAGACGTAGGAAGTTCAATTTTCGCTTCTGAAGGAG ATGGAGCTCTCATCAGAGTTGTCAGCCCCGAAGGACTGCTTAAATTCGTCAAAGATCACGACAATGATTTCGCCTGTAACTTAGTTCTGCAAAACATATCTACCTCTCATGTATCCTACAAG GTTAAAACTACCACACCTGAGAAGTTCAGGGTGAGACCAGGAATAGGCATATTAGCTCCAGGCGCCACAATCATCATCAATATTTCCCTCTTGGCAGCTTATAAGACTGTAAACGTTTCTAAGGACAAATTTCTTATTCTTAGTACAGCTGTTGACCAGAAGGATATGTCCAGCGAAATGCTTCACCAGACATGGAAG AATACAACAGTTTCGAAGGAGAACCAAATTCATTTACGATGTGCACCAATGGGAGATGTCATCAAGAACGGATCGGTACCTTACGGATCTTCAGATGCCGAACCAAACTTGGGAAAAGTTACTGCCACTTTACAAGATATCAGACGAAATCAATTAGAATTAAATCACAGCATCAAGTCGATGATGTACATACAGATAGCTTTATTAGTTCTAGTTCTAGCGGCTGTTTTGTATCTCATAACCTCGAAAAGTAGTCAGCAACTTCTTCCTCCCAACTCAGGAAATGGTGCTCTATAG